Below is a window of Streptomyces sp. NBC_00223 DNA.
GCCGGTCCTCGTCGCAGATGCCGCGGTCGACCAGGCCGTCCTTCTCCAGCCGGGCGACCAGCCGGGACAGCGCGCTCTGGCTCAGATGCACGCGGTCGGCGAGTTCCTGGACGCGGAAGGAGCAGCCGCCGTCCTGCGGCTCGGTCCCGGCGAGGACGTCGAGGACCTCGAAGTCACTGGCGCCGATCCCGTACTGGTGCAGTTCACGGTCGATCTCGCAGGCCGTACGCGCGTGCACGGCGAGGATCTCCCGCCACTCCGTCACGAGCGCCCGCTCACCCTTGTCGCCGGTCATGACCCCACGGTAGCAGAAAACGGACCCCATATGCACAGGAATTAAATGCGCTTGCATTGGATGCGCGTGCATGTAGTCTGGCGCCCATGACCTCTCCGTCAACCACCGTCCCCCGTACCGAAGAGCGCTGGAGCGCCCTGCAATGGGGCACCCTGCTCGTGCTCTGCGCCGCGCTCTTCCTCGACGCCCTCGATGTGTCGATGGTCGGGGTGGCACTTCCCTCGATCGGCTCCGACCTCCACCTGTCGACGTCCTCGCTGCAATGGGTGGTCAGCGGCTACATCCTCGGCTACGGCGGCCTGCTGCTGCTCGGCGGCCGCGCGGCCGACCTGCTGGGCAGGCGCCGTGTCTTCCTCATCGCCCTCGCCGTCTTCGCCGTCGCCTCGCTGCTCGGCGGGCTCGTCGACTCAGGTGAGCTGCTGATCGCCACCCGCTTCATCAAGGGCCTGAGCGCCGCGTTCACCGCGCCCGCCGGCCTTTCCATCATCACCACGACCTTCGCCGAGGGCCCGGTCCGCAACCGCGCCCTCACCATCTACTCCAGCTGCGGCGCCACCGGCTTCTCGATGGGCCTGGTGCTGTCCGGCTTCCTCACCGAGGCCGGCTGGCGCTGGACGATGCTGCTGCCCGCGCCCGTCGCCGTGATCGCCCTGGTCGCCGGTCTGAAGCTCATCCCGAAGAGCCCGCGCGAGAACGGCGAGGGCCGCGGCTACGACCTGCCGGGCGCCGTCACGGGCACCGGGGCGATGCTGCTGCTGGTCTTCACCGTGGTCTCCGCGAGCAGCGCCGGCTGGGCCTCGGCCCGCACCCTGGGCTCCTTCGCCGCGGTCGCCGTGCTGCTCGCCTCGTTCG
It encodes the following:
- a CDS encoding MFS transporter — translated: MTSPSTTVPRTEERWSALQWGTLLVLCAALFLDALDVSMVGVALPSIGSDLHLSTSSLQWVVSGYILGYGGLLLLGGRAADLLGRRRVFLIALAVFAVASLLGGLVDSGELLIATRFIKGLSAAFTAPAGLSIITTTFAEGPVRNRALTIYSSCGATGFSMGLVLSGFLTEAGWRWTMLLPAPVAVIALVAGLKLIPKSPRENGEGRGYDLPGAVTGTGAMLLLVFTVVSASSAGWASARTLGSFAAVAVLLASFVLIEHRSSHPLIRLGVLRLSSQVRANLGGATFFGSYVAFQFLVTQYLQNVLGYSAMQTALAFLPAGSLVAILSTRMGPIVDRFGTPRVIAAGFTSLVIGYALFLRISLHPGYATDILPSMLLLGAAFALAFPSLNIQATNGVKDEEQGMVSGLLNTSFQVGGAIFLAVVTAVVTAGLGDRAATKQAVLDSYRPGLWVVAGIGAAGLLITLSGLRRRRPSYGILVASSEDAAPRTGAADERAEQVAVRD
- a CDS encoding MarR family winged helix-turn-helix transcriptional regulator, which produces MTGDKGERALVTEWREILAVHARTACEIDRELHQYGIGASDFEVLDVLAGTEPQDGGCSFRVQELADRVHLSQSALSRLVARLEKDGLVDRGICDEDRRGVQVAITPAGRERYEQARPGHLAVLERMLTKTSAAAPK